In Melanotaenia boesemani isolate fMelBoe1 chromosome 16, fMelBoe1.pri, whole genome shotgun sequence, the following proteins share a genomic window:
- the eif4ebp2 gene encoding eukaryotic translation initiation factor 4E-binding protein 2 encodes MSTSRQLSESRAIPTRTVLINDTTQLPHDYCTTPGGTLFSTTPGGTRIIYDRKFLLDRRNSPIAQTPPAHLPVIPGVTSQNILSENQKNEANNHTNNHVGKPTTGDDAQFEMDI; translated from the exons ATGTCGACCAGTCGTCAGCTTAGCGAGAGCAGGGCCATCCCGACCAGGACGGTGTTGATCAACGACACAACGCAGCTACCTCATGACTACTGTACCACCCCTGGAGGCACTTTATTCTCTACCACTCCTGGAG GAACCCGGATCATCTATGATCGTAAGTTTCTGCTGGACAGGCGTAATTCTCCCATTGCCCAAACTCCTCCAGCACACCTGCCTGTCATCCCAGGAGTGACCAGCCAAAATATCCTGAGTGAAAACCAGAAGAATGAAGCCAACAAccacaccaacaaccatgttgGCAAGCCCACAACAG
- the ppa1b gene encoding inorganic pyrophosphatase: protein MSFTVEERGNPNSLSYRLFFRNAEGKYISPFHDIPLYADESQNIFHMVVEVPRWTNAKMEIATKDILNPIKQDVKKGKLRFVANVFPHKGYIWNYGAIPQTWEDPAHKDGDTGCCGDNDPIDVCEIGSKVCSRGEVIRVKILGILAMIDEGETDWKVIAINVEDPEASGFNNISDVQRLKPGYLEATVDWFRRYKVPDGKPENCFAFNEEFKDKDFAIEVIRSTHNFWKALISQKTNAGELNCKNTCVSSGESPYCCSADEAKAAVGETCPCGKEELIPSSVDKWFYYEKK, encoded by the exons ATGAGCTTCACAGTCGAAGAGAGGGGGAACCCTAATTCCCTGAGCTACCGTTTGTTCTTCA GAAATGCTGAAGGAAAGTACATCTCACCATTCCATGACATACCATTATATGCTGACGAGAGTCAG AACATCTTCCACATGGTTGTTGAGGTACCAAGATGGACAAATGCAAAGATGGAG ATTGCTACAAAAGACATCCTGAATCCAATAAAGCAGGATGTGAAAAAGGGCAAGCTGCGGTTTGTTGCCAATGTTTTCCCACATAAAGGCTACATCTGGAACTATGGAGCAATTCCTCAG acGTGGGAAGATCCAGCACATAAAGATGGAGACACTGGCTGCTGTGGCGACAATGATCCCATCGATGTCTGTGAAATCGGCAGTAAG GTGTGCTCTCGTGGGGAGGTAATCAGAGTGAAGATACTTGGGATCCTGGCCATGATTGATGAGGGTGAGACTGATTGGAAAGTGATTGCAATCAACGTAGAGGACCCTGAAGCCAGTGGATTTAACA ACATCAGTGATGTCCAGCGCCTGAAACCCGGTTACCTAGAAGCCACAGTGGACTGGTTCAGGAGGTACAAAGTTCCAGATGGGAAACCAGAAAACTGCTTTGCTTTCAACGAGGAGTTCAAAGACAAG gACTTTGCCATTGAAGTAATTCGAAGCACACACAACTTCTGGAAGGCCCTCATTTCCCAAAAGACTAATGCTGGGGAGCTCAACTG caaaaacacttGTGTCTCATCTGGTGAAAGTCCTTACTGCTGCTCAGCAGATGAGGCCAAAGCTGCAGTTGGTGAG ACATGTCCTTGTGGAAAAGAAGAGCTGATCCCCTCATCAG TTGATAAATGGTTCTACTATGAGAAGAAGTGA